The region ACAATGCTATGCAATAGATCAGAAAAGTCCTTCTATTCTCATACCTCCAACTACTCTTTCTTTTCAGGAAGAGCATAGTGAAACTGGCCCCCCATGCGGCTACGGTTCGTTCCACCAGCAGTACTGGCTCGACGGTAAACTGATCGCAGTCGGCGTCATCGACATTCTGCCCAAATGTGTCTCGTCAGTTTACTTCTTCTACGATCCGAAATATACAAACCTGACCCTTGGTACTTACGGAGCATTAAGGTAAAGGAAATATCGAGTAATTATACAAAGGGTTTAAGTAGCTTAGGACGTACTCATAATACCTTAACTGGTGACACCAATAACACCAGTCTGCTGTTATACACATTCAACATTCAATAAACCgtgtatgaaatgaaattggTTAACCGCTTAAGGTGAGGCACCCAAAATATTCCAACACTAAGCTTTGCCACATAAAATCCAtcaacaaagtaaaaatataaactgataataaaaaaattaacaaagcgACTGAAAATATAATGCTTTATCCCTAATTCGCTACATAAATGTAAATGTCCTTATAATTATGGAATAATTTGCAAACTTAAAATTTTTGGAGCTCAAATCTATACAAACAATTCTCACTAATCGGGTTTCCCGATTATTTAATACGCTAGAATAATATGATGAATAATAATGTTACGATTTCATTCACATGCATTAGGTTTGACAAGAAATCTAATGCCTCGTCTTAATCTCGCCTTATATTTCTGTTTCAGGGAGATTGCTTTCACAAGGCACTTGCACTCCCTGTGTCCAGAGCTACAATATTACTACATGGGATACCTACATAACTCCTGCACCACAATGAGATACAAAGGAAACTTCTACTCCCTCAGACTTATTGTGCTGAAACTTCAAGTGGTTCCCGCTAAAAGATTGCATTCCTAAGTAGAAGTACCCCGTATTCGCGGCTGGATCCGGATTTAGAcagtgttgattacaatctatCCCTAAGAAGCGAAAAGAACTATTAACCTTTATTAGTCCATAAAggtgttatatatatataacgttataagagaaaaaaataacaaaggaTTGAGTTTGAAGAACAAAATGAGTTCAATATTTCGAATTAGTCGGTGCGAAATCTGCTATAAAACGGCTTATACTAGTAAGTTCATAAtagaatattaaatttaactCGATGTGTTTCTGCCGTTTTTCCCTTCTAGTTGAATACCGCACTCTTGTTATAAAGTAGATCACTTTCTAAAGTGTACTTACATAACAACTTGTTTTGCAATGTATTTTAATAGTAACGTTAATAGACCCCctaaaattaaattgtgttGGTTATTTCTCCGAATCGTGTATCAAAATTGAGAGCATTTTTAAACAATGAAGCGAATCTGCCATTCAAAGTGTTTAATTACTTCGGACTAGTCATGTTTAATacgaatacctacttacatttttattataaatgccatTCAATTTGATTTTGGACAAGTGCAGGTCAGGATTTGCATTAATACTTATAGGGAGGCCGGTATGCTAAAATCGGGTAGTTAAAGCGTAATAGGGACCTATTGGATTGTGAAGCTCAGGTGCCAAAACCAAAAGTTTGAGGTCCGCAGCAAGTAGCGCTCAACTCCGCGTTGAGATCACGCGCTAacgctttaaaatgttgttgtttcacctagagtaagacagggcgctagaaagaaagcaagagcgcgctagcgggaaggcggagctagagacatgtcacagtaacaatattgcagtaaaatatcttcatacaatggtgaattattgcagtatctaagtagatataacagtagaacatctccagaccaagattataatatatacagcgcgggagggcagctaccgctaggatattatttggcgttccaaaaacgtaaatgtacattacactacacattacGCTGTAAACTTTTTTACCGCCCATGGTGAGTACACAATTTTACGTCTTCACCTTGCCAGAAAGTGGGTTTTACCATACGCATAGCGGGCGGTAAAACTCACATTATGGCCAGGTgtggcgtaatagtacattatgtcttaagggcggttaataagaaattacgaacgagagtattagaagctcaaagtcaaagactgaggactaggtcgatgttcataattatagtaccgcccgtgcgacttacaatgttttcatcacatttgcgagtaaaattgtatatgtgtaaaagaaaaatattattgttacaaaaattgccgataccgctggtgcagttcttggcagcgccagctaccagccgccctccgcctcccgcagcatgtgcctgacatgcgtgcacgaggtcctcctgctagtcgtgcagaacctgcgcgcgcagcagtattagtacgcgcaacaactcataacgccaaaaaaaggcccttaggttttattaaggactgcaaccaagttagcctgcagcttacgacactgtttacgagcaagtgtgatgaaatagtatattgtacaacaaaagcataaaacgagcaattttacccgagacgttcatatagccacccgagccacggcgagggtggatagaaacgtcgaggggaaaatgggctcaatgctagagttttacactctgcttttcacttcgcttgcgaagaaatgaaatagcaatagtaaaaataaatgttcacttattttgtaccttttatttttcatgctttactatattagttttattgatttattttcatcgatttgattgatttttaggtgtaaaaaaataaaaaaaatatgtagaaactcttttgtttgtggtttcacaccttgattgccttgaccttagacgaagattctactttatgcactagagcataaaaagttattgtatgttgcctagatgcagcatgaacacgcactttacgagcatgagaagtgaaatagtcgattgtacaacaagagcataaaacgagccattttacgacgtttacgattttaagacgttcgttccggtacggcgagggtggatagacacgtcgagggaaaaatgggtttaatgctcgagttttacactgctttttacttcgattaattcgaggaaatagcaacagtggaaacaatggttcacttactatgtttcttttatttttcatgaattactatatacataattctatttttttattttattgatttattttgattgatttggttaatttttagttttatataaataaataaaaaagttaaaaactttctgtttgtggctggttgacacctgattagcttggtcttagacaaagattttattttatgcactagagcataaaaagtcattttatgtcgcttaatctcagcataaaaacgaactttacgagcatgagaagtgaaaagtataatatctatagactacaacatcaacttgattggacacattgaagattgggtgtattgaataaaataaaaaaagtcatacaatattgtgttttatttttaatacatacaagtatgaaaattcgcttatttttaagaactctctcgtatcggtaactttctaggtagacgcggatctataatttcaggtagtatgcattccatgtaaaattttctcaatttatttaatatgctctcccagaatcctgtatccttttcgattttttcgaataatatgccttttggagtccacaccacgaagatacagtatcttttttttgtaatatttaactgaccttgtacttgataaaagtagttgtgattttgcttcagttttattttctgaggatcactttcgtccaacacacagaaagtaatttttttctttaaaatagcttctgttggcgtcatatttgccgccgaagctgggcatttgatctccacaattgtttcttcgtctatgactccgtcgggactcgcgcctaaatactggtgttcctcgaggatgtataacccacaaggtgatacttgcactcctagtgcagcttcagtctcttttaaagcgatgggctcattctcattgccgtatctagtagcatcgctacctttaaaattgctatataagagtgtttttataatatttttacacgacgtggcagctcttctcttacatatttgaccaaacactgacgcagtaaggcgtatttttcgttgtttgatccattcagggttcgttgcctgcccaacggtatctttttggatattttcaagttctattttactttttgaaaagtctgctaagagtgcttgttttcttttttcgtagtgctcaacttccatatctggttctttttcgatatcaccgtaatgttcatcgggtcctgcgatacgttttcttcgttttgattttttgtcttggcttgattttcttttcgccttttctgcctgcctcttctcatacttctgcgtgtaagtccccagttcttcattttttgttaatactttactcatggttgctacaagactcccggtgtttctttttgtagcagctgcgtagcaacgggactcataagatccacgaagggagtaatttattcgtttgcctcctataaattttgcgattagtgcattaaactgctcaacaatattgtttgtttgccccataaggagactttcggcattgtttaaaataggacttatagcggtgtatatgtcataccacaagccacaatctttcatttggcctatgaagttttcttcgcctggtttcgggccattacaaaaatatgttttgcagttggcatgctcaccaaaaacgtggcaaggcccgtttcgtaggtctttttttaattcatttactttctcagtaaaagttttcccttccattttcgaagaaaagtctattgctcctttaattgcctttcgtagtcgcaatatgttatcatttaggcatttcctcatgataatagggacaggtccttgtttattttcagtttttttttgtcaaatttctcaatttagtgcaataatttcgtaataaatgattactgcattctatttgtgtatagcagtggagtggccatatggcaatgcttcgtttaaagcactcatgacactgctatcgccatcaccaataagtttggtgtatttcaagccatgcatatttatgctgcatttaaaaccttctactacaccgtcggcttccattgctgtggagctaccagaccagtttttaaaacatttatgtttcttgacctcaatctttttattacttgcaacagcgcatacagagcaataagaattccgtattcctaaaaagagaacctttttagtttcatacccaataatgcacgctaccccggataatgaattataattgctggtacgatatgatctttttccccacgatgcgtccgctactactgtgatgtagggaacgccatcagcgtctacgtttcctttttcaattgccatttgtttttcttcgagtcctgcctcaaacatgctcttcaaagagatatcttttaaaacatccccaagcaacaaattctctttcccaaatgttttctccgctatacatggcatatctaaatgagcgcaaagctcatctaattgggaaaagccactacccgaacatacgactgcttgaacaacatttttattaattttagactctagtttttcattattaaatgcttcttttttgccacacattttgcatttgaaaagaaaagttgactggaatccgattctcgactccttcacaaaatccatatctttaaagctgcaattaaatggactatgatccacagccttcatttgttcaaataaatattgaacattgaaaattcgtcgacctgtcattttacgtacgacttcctcattgctatcatgatcaagttcaatttgtaatgatggtgtcgaggacggagtactcggactcaaatttctgaaaggaaaaaaaagttacgttatatttataccatgcaaggttaaatcagagtatacggtgaaataaaaatatttgatactgcattatgaggcgtacactactacagaaaacttctaacgccggtgacgctatgcaaaaaatacgtttcgattttcggtgccatattgtgcgcgcgactacatttttaatacaagctttttgctgactgtacttgcattttcatccaaactacttttccgtaccaaatgtggaagaagtgggtcaaattcaactcgcaagattttacctgcacatacattcataggtacatacattgcaactattgcaaggtaaaagcttgtaaaataataataaaaacaccaacctgctaaaattttgaaattgaggcggaggatcggtattgttatcactatcagactgctcactggcatgctctccggtgccaagcgtactgcacatgtaaaaaatacatacatagtgaaatgacgtcagtcgccattagtcaaagtaataacagagactaccagaggtaatacttcgttcgtaataccttacttatcgcccttaatgaacaatgggatattagtgctatgacctgtataagtgaaataacagaagtgcggtgtacatcgatcaagataataaactgaaatcatctttaatagccgtgtcaatataggtacgagtaggtactagtctcagtgcagttgcagtcaagagcgaaaataaaactacaagtgaaaaacgtaagtagctgtgaaataagtttttggtaaaaaaaaaaatctgttcaagctttttttttgctgactgtactttttgtcgactttactagcattgttacctattaaactacatcatacgaaatttcaagtcgatgccattaaccgttgaagaattccgtcctgcggagacgatcctggccggactaccaggatgtcagctaccagattattgtattgtcacgcaattcacataagtataccaaatttcaagtcaattcgaccactgaaactgagtcaaattcaactcgcaggatttgagcctcacatacatacatacgagtacataggtacatacattgcaagttaaataaaagattgtaaactagtaaaaataataataaaaacactaacctgcttaatttagaggttgaggtggaggatcggtattgttatcactatcagactgctcactggcatgctctccggtgccaagcgtactgcacatgtgaaaaatacatacatggtgaaatgacgtcagtcgccattagtcaaagtaataacagagactaccagaggtaatacttcgttcgtaataccttacttaccgccctaatacacaatgtgctattacagtgctatgacctgtataagtgaaataacaagtttgtgtggtgtacctacgtcgtacaaaaataataaataaaggtacgagtacgaaaattcatttttaatacaagcttttttgctgactgtactttttgtcgactttactagcattgttacccaaactacatttattttgtacctataccaaaaacaagtcgataacattgtaacagttgaagagttccgtccttcggagacgattctggccggactaccaggatgtcagctaccagattattgtattgtcacgcaatttacataattatgcaaaatttcaagtcaatccgactgctagaagttggtcgaatgcaagatttgattacagacaaatatcgggacaggtgaaactaaataaaagcttgtaatagaggacaaggaagaaaaatcttacgctactgtcctagttataacttacctattaggattaatgttttcttttttatgacgagccggtccttttttttcctacgagccgataaccataatcttgtcttcgatgatcttttcacttctggaacaagaacattaataattattttttatgggagcgccatagttcgcataggtactcttttctcttttctagtaaaaccataattattttttgtccaaatcatcgtttgtcagtatgcgagccgatatatggacccattttttataagtacttggtaatattgactaaaatgcatctaggtaggtacttaccctgtttatccatttttgtaacataaaaatgcaaagtccatataagaaagccaaggtcgtcgaacagtatgtgcacacacaccaccagtatcaccaagaaatatcaaatccgttatcagtccaagtcgtaagtagttagatcgcgtttatgatacgaagagaattcaccaaaataatattacgtaactctcgcgcacagctgacgagtcactactaacgagcgacgcacgcacacgcagggccagcgtaaaccaaggacaaagggcggcgcgtaccgccctcccccgtaccgttcccccgcgctagagtgattcgctgcagattcgcataaaaaatgtatagtttttttactgattttcgtagtttcgttctcatttgaaaaccacaaaaatttcggaaaaatgctttttcttatgaaactacatagtttagtcgatgccggaaataggtttgacttcaatctgaactatattttggccgtagtatttaaccgaactgcacagggtttttggctcttaaaatgcaaaacttgtactcgttctattttctttgtaataccatttcaagagtataaaaactaatttcaggcctagatatgccttatctcattgtatttacaaaaaatcatgatgatgctacttgttattttaaaataaggacgtaactacgatttgtatggagaatcaagcttgctgcggactcttaagtTAATTTGTATGCCTTTTTGTGGGGGGAGAGCAAAATGTGGCAAATcttcaaaatggaaaaaaacatACAGTGACATGGAAATACTCGAGCGCATCAGACATTCATAGAGTAAGTATATCCCTTCGTCTGTCTGATAACCGATGAGGTATTAATTGATGGGTTGGTAGGTGGGGGTGGCCGAAAgaggagtagaaaaaaaaagttattcgaACCGCTCAGGTATCAGAGGAAATGTTAAGTGaacctaaaaaaaatctgaacttTTTGAATTGACTGGCGATTTGGACGCGACCGTAGTGTTgaggtaaaattttatatttgacaATAAACAATCATGACAGCAAATCAGATAGAGATACAGCCAGTATTGTTATAAGAGCCGAAGAGTTTGCTTGAACCTATTCTAACATCCTCCCTTTTTGGCAAACTCTATCTCTACTAGTGTTAGATCATGACCGATTTTGAAAATGCAAGAAAGTGACATTGAAAATACTCAAGCACGTCAGTTTTTATACAGATGGTTCAGCTTGAATGTCCTGTCGTCCTAAATTAAAATCTAACAATTATATGAAGGGAATTCGTTGatatgaaaaattgaaaaaaaaattgttttcttatttttttattactgaatGTGATATAAAACGATATACATATCAAATAGTAGCGATGAAAAGTATTTTGACTCAAACAAAAGTTTTCGATATTACgtctcttcttctttgtcgtgtcCGCTCTTGGTAGAGCGGTCGTGGTCCATTGAGGCGTCCGCGTTGGTGGTAAGGCGGACACAGCTCTCTGTACGATCTCCCACCTCCCTTCTGTTGGCAGACTGTCTGGCACAGTCAGATACGCGTTTCCTACAGCGGCCTTCACTTGATCAGTCCAGAGCATAGGTGATCTGCCGCGTGACCTGGTTCCCTCACCTTTCCTCCATTCCCTGCACGACTAGCCGCTCTATGGAGTCGCCATCCCGCCTGGAGACATGTCCAAAGTACTGCAGTATGCGCGACTGTACTATGGTCGATAGACGCTGTGGTGATGCCTACGTATTGTTGCTAAAATAATGAATGGCTTAAGACATCCTCGAATTAGGCAAAAAGTtcaatttctttttaataatatttaaacactAGCCCCCAATTTTACATGTTTACtggttcaaaaatattttgacaagtatattcttttaattttttactaagAATAAGCATGCATTTCAGAAATATTTCATGAATAATATCAGTAGACTGCTTTGTAACATGCCGAAATACAAAGAATATTCAAACGATATAAAACAGCCTGTTCCGGCTGCGCTCTAAAGGGGCAAGTAGCAAGCTGAAGTTTCACGAACTTTGGAGTATCCCGACATATTagcgtttgaaataaattgtttgAGGCTCGAAAGAATGTCCTTAACAAGCCTAAAAGCGGGTCGTCATCGAAAATGACTGCAACAACTGATCGGGTAATCAAAAAACTTTCCACAGAAGATCCGAGAAAAATCTGGAGAGGCGATCAAAggcgaataaaaataaaaatttcaacaaatATATTCATGTTTCCACTGTTAAACGATGCTGAGAGAGCAAGTATTATATGGCCGACTCCCGTCTAAAAAAGCCGGTGATTTCGGGAAAGAATAAGACGGCGAGATTAGCGTTCGCAATTCGTCACAAGTCGTGGACAAGTACTGATTGGTCAAAAAATGTATGGAGCGACGAgagtaagtttaatttaatgccATCGGATGGCATCAAGTACGTGTTGGCCAGTgttgttgtatttcaaataagtcaataggttttgccgttgcacggtaaaaaaaaatgtagaaaacgaaatatgagtgGTAATGgaggatgaacgatgacagcgcgagtCCACATACACATCGTCGccagttttaaatttataactcaattcaattcaatttttagaaaaaatatagctccatcgatactatcgatgattccgccaatgtcgaggctgaaaaagacactatcggttggccgttgtacggtagcttcGGTGTTCAGTACTCGGATGAGAACAATTTATAACTCGTATTgaaaatagtaatttattatCTGGCAGATTACACAAACATCAAAACGTAACCAAGGAAACAAAAGCATAGACTTTTAGATAATATGAAATATAAAAGGAtataaacaaaaaccggccaagagtgtgtcggacacgctcaaaatagggttccgtagccattacgaaaaaattaagtaatattttttaaagaatttcgtattttatacggaattttccaagttttggtatattttattcataaactactaataattcttaagcaaacttagccgttatagttttccttgaaagtttgatacacttactatcatcctcaattttttcaaaatttttccacccggtttagattttagaagggggggggggacgctcgtttttaatgaaaatttgcactttaaagttgaatattttgcaaacaaatcactgaatcgaaaatcttCCTAGCAAACccctggttttaaaagaccaatccaacgataccccacactatagggttggatgagaaaaaaaaacacttccactatacgtctatgggaggttattgttagcctattctgtcccactgctgagcaaggcctccccccaatacttcctTCTATGGGAGGAccgtaaacatttttttttttgattttttattgtactattttgtcgcaTAGTTACATATattatccatgcaaaattacagcaccgcaaaaacggtccgttgtccgatgaaaacaacggacgtctacaagcggcctaagagTTAATTTATGGTGGGGGTTACATTACAGGATGCAAGGAGTATGGTTTTCTGACGCGCTTGAGTAAAACACAAAATctcttgggctcccctactaatACGAAGGGTTTCGTGGTACCATATCAAAGTAGTTTTTTTGTATAGTATCCCCATTaacttcgttttttttcatatagcgGCCATAAGACGAGTAAATACCTAGTTCAGACTCTGTAAAAAAACTAAGTGTCTACCTGTTATGGTACAAAAGATAGCCCTGTGACAGatgcacagacagacagtggagaCTTATTAACAGggtacaaaaccctaaaaaggtaccGAATTATCTATCAGAAAATGACATGACACAtctaaatacacacacacacacacatacaaattttattttattcgcatCCAAAGAAAAGTGAAATTCAAAGGTTTTTAAAGTTTAGGACTTTAGAAGtaagttttctttttcaattaaaactatTGTATAACTTAATGTTTACAGTTAATTTATGTTGATGGAGCGAAAGGCGTCAGTATTCAATAGGTACCTATGCGTATGTTACAATAGTCTATTCACTTAAGAGTTGATAAAAATCAAGGCTCAACTCCATTACAAATGCGGCCTGTTACTTATTATTAtcgatacaaataataattttaaacaattataaactgtataaaacagaaaatacaaGAACATCCTAACGACACACCTTCGCCTctagtacccttagtgtaagttttcggttacaaaatacgtctcgatcgcgttcgcgtttaaatctcaatttgtatggaaacacgaacatcgcaaacgttccgctagaggcgctgttcgtgtttgtatacaaattgagattttaacgcgatcgagacgtattttgtaaccgaaaacttacactaggggcacaGAAGGATAACATGGCCGTCGAGTCCGCTCGCTCTATTACGAACTGAGCGCGCCTGATCATAAGCTACGGCCATCGTACAGTTTGCGATAATTTAGCGACAGTCGCTATTTCGAGACGTTAGCGAGCGAGCGCTAATGAGCGAAATTCTAAACGACCATTTTCCTTACACGCTATGAGCCTGTAAGGTACTAGTAACACTTGtactagtaacaaaaaaatagagaAGGTATAACgctattttttctattttttttcttgtacacgCGCTGACAGCTCAAACTATCCAATCTCTTCAGTAATAATATGTAAGTACTATGGTATTATATTTGTTGTATTAAAACGGGCATTGGCATACATTTCAAATAATNNNNNNNNNNNNNNNNNNNNNNNNNNNNNNNNNNNNNNNNNNNNNNNNNNNNNNNNNNNNNNNNNNNNNNNNNNNNNNNNNN is a window of Choristoneura fumiferana chromosome 23, NRCan_CFum_1, whole genome shotgun sequence DNA encoding:
- the LOC141441219 gene encoding LOW QUALITY PROTEIN: arginyl-tRNA--protein transferase 1-like (The sequence of the model RefSeq protein was modified relative to this genomic sequence to represent the inferred CDS: inserted 2 bases in 1 codon; deleted 1 base in 1 codon; substituted 1 base at 1 genomic stop codon), whose amino-acid sequence is MNWLFVMYLVKLTDGDCPDPAKAPHKKAKMRRERTLEKLKEKGIDITTLNNTNKNKEKQVEDFINELPNDVKLKLEVKLVRTAPASPEWQATKKETFEVYFKYQTVIHNDKPEKCTNSKFLDFLVQSPLLEEHSETGPPCGYGSFHQQYWLDGKLIAVGVIDILPKCVSSVYFFYDPKYTNLTLGTYGALREIAFTRHLHSLCPELQYYYMGYLHNSCTTMRYKGNFYPSDLLCXNFKWFPLKDCIPKXRSTPYSRLDPDLDSVDYNLSLRSEKNY